A segment of the Methanobacterium sp. genome:
TTTTTTAACTTTTCTATATTTACTTCCATTAAATTCAGGATTAAAAGCAAAGGGAGATAGAAAAAACTTTATACTTTTAGGTTCATATTTATTAATACAATCCATGGGAGGATTTTTATGGGTGAATCAGATGTTGTTTTTCTAAAGTACAGTGGACAGGAAAAAAGGGGAGAAACCAGAACTGTAATTAAAGAGGATTATGTTAAATTCTTAAATAGAACAGGCGGTGTGGTTGAAATTAAATTCCATGCTCCAAGAGAAGATCTAATTGATGCATACCAATTTTTCAGTGGAGTAAATGATATGGAATCTGTAGGAATGAACATTGCAGCATCAGGCGACAGGTGGAATCATTACTTTAGAGGAATATCTCCACTTGTAGAAGATGAAGATGGAAAAAACTACAAATTTCAGGTTACCCTGCAGATTAGAGATGCAGCGCCGCGTTAGATAAATTCAACTACTTTAATTTTTAGATAAATGCTTCTTAAAGACTGCTTCTATTTCCTCAGGAGTTTTCAGTATGTTTACGCCCATTTCAGCAAGCCTTTCAACGTGTTCAACATCTTCTTTTCTTATTGTAAGCTCAAGGTCCCGTCCGTCAGGAAGCCGTGTGATTACAATGCCTTCTTCAAAATCTGATGGCAGTACATATACTGGAACACCTGCCTTTTGGGCCATAATAGCTGCATTTGGAAGTAGTGCATCAGCTATTCTAAGTGAAATCTTGGCAACTGTATTGGATGTTGCTGGTGCAATCAGCATGAACTCAAACTGACCTAACTGAATTTGCCCAGCTAAAAAGGGAGCATTTGCATTAACTTCAACCCATGTCCTGTCAAATTCAACTTCCAATTCTTTAAACAGGCCATAGTATTTTAAAACCTGATCTCCAGCCTTTGAAACATATATGCGTATGTCGTACTTGTCGATGTACTTTTCACGCATTTTTTGCATGATCTGGACTGTTCCTAATATTTTATCTCCACTTCCAGTAATTCCCCAGGCCACTTTCTTTTTTTTGGTGGTCATGGTTTTTATTATGTTTTTAAAATATAATATTTTTTTTGTTTTTGAGCTTCAAACGAGTTAAAACCCTAA
Coding sequences within it:
- the afpA gene encoding archaeoflavoprotein AfpA, giving the protein MTTKKKKVAWGITGSGDKILGTVQIMQKMREKYIDKYDIRIYVSKAGDQVLKYYGLFKELEVEFDRTWVEVNANAPFLAGQIQLGQFEFMLIAPATSNTVAKISLRIADALLPNAAIMAQKAGVPVYVLPSDFEEGIVITRLPDGRDLELTIRKEDVEHVERLAEMGVNILKTPEEIEAVFKKHLSKN